In a genomic window of Mageeibacillus indolicus UPII9-5:
- the nrdG gene encoding anaerobic ribonucleoside-triphosphate reductase activating protein, with protein MARQVNGATEPGNGGKNSPLSWTSAAYSQNRVADYKPYNFVDGEGVRCSLYVSGCLFACPGCYNASIQDFSAGFPYTRELEQKILADLAAPYCQGLTLLGGEPFLNTGVCLSLARAVRQHFGHTKDIWAWSGYTWEELQAAQGDKWVLLQEVDVLVDGRFILSQKNLQLQFRGSENQRIIDVPASIAAGRPVLWARMQTDN; from the coding sequence TTGGCAAGACAAGTAAACGGGGCGACGGAACCAGGAAATGGCGGCAAAAATTCCCCGCTAAGCTGGACATCAGCGGCTTACAGTCAAAATCGGGTGGCTGATTATAAGCCGTATAATTTTGTTGATGGTGAGGGAGTACGTTGTTCTCTGTATGTGAGCGGCTGTCTCTTTGCCTGCCCGGGCTGCTACAATGCCTCAATTCAAGACTTTTCCGCCGGTTTTCCCTATACCCGGGAATTGGAACAAAAAATACTTGCCGATCTGGCGGCGCCTTACTGCCAAGGCTTAACCTTGTTGGGCGGTGAGCCGTTTTTAAATACCGGCGTTTGTTTGTCCTTGGCACGGGCAGTGCGGCAACACTTCGGCCATACTAAGGATATTTGGGCGTGGAGTGGCTACACTTGGGAAGAATTGCAGGCGGCACAAGGGGATAAGTGGGTGCTTTTGCAGGAAGTAGACGTACTTGTTGACGGACGTTTTATATTGAGCCAAAAAAACTTGCAGTTACAATTTCGTGGCAGTGAAAATCAGCGTATTATTGATGTACCGGCCTCAATCGCTGCCGGGCGGCCTGTTTTGTGGGCGCGTATGCAGACCGACAATTGA
- a CDS encoding YfbM family protein encodes MGMIANYQSTTDIELEKFMCLDDVEDAQENVNLEICDIDKTWDALHFLLTGKSAGEPIEDNLISEAIVGQFNISGEEIEEFISGTKTDRVKEIAKALQELDFETYIDKFDMSAFRQNDIYPNIWEYEDEADAIKDYLRTSFERLKKFYEKMAAQESAVLVSIY; translated from the coding sequence ATGGGAATGATTGCAAATTATCAGTCAACTACTGACATTGAATTGGAAAAATTTATGTGTCTTGATGATGTGGAAGACGCACAGGAAAATGTGAACTTAGAAATTTGTGATATAGATAAAACGTGGGACGCACTTCATTTTTTGCTGACAGGAAAATCTGCCGGCGAACCGATTGAAGATAATTTAATCAGCGAAGCGATTGTAGGACAGTTTAATATTTCCGGGGAAGAAATCGAAGAATTTATATCCGGAACGAAAACTGATAGAGTGAAAGAAATTGCAAAGGCATTGCAAGAGCTTGATTTTGAAACATATATTGATAAATTTGATATGAGTGCGTTTCGCCAAAACGATATTTACCCTAATATTTGGGAATACGAAGATGAAGCAGATGCAATTAAAGATTATTTAAGAACCTCATTTGAAAGGTTGAAAAAATTTTATGAGAAAATGGCAGCACAAGAGAGCGCCGTTTTAGTGTCAATCTATTAA
- a CDS encoding metal-sensing transcriptional repressor: MILKSSIHTNFGKLHLKPINLKRLHSLQSRPKTSAPRAHSHHHTHSPEHLKAVQNRLARIAGHVKAVQNMVAEDRDCPEILIQLSAIKSAINGVCEIILQEHINHCVIEAVKADDTEAINELSKAIRQLLSK; this comes from the coding sequence ATGATCCTCAAAAGTAGTATTCATACGAACTTCGGCAAATTACATTTAAAACCGATCAATCTGAAGCGACTCCACAGCTTGCAGTCCCGACCTAAGACCTCCGCCCCGCGTGCGCATTCTCATCATCACACCCACTCTCCGGAACATCTTAAGGCCGTGCAAAACCGCCTAGCGCGTATAGCCGGCCATGTTAAAGCAGTACAAAACATGGTAGCCGAAGATCGCGATTGTCCGGAAATCCTCATCCAGCTCTCAGCTATAAAATCCGCCATAAACGGGGTGTGCGAAATTATCCTGCAAGAACACATCAACCATTGCGTGATCGAAGCTGTAAAAGCAGATGATACAGAGGCCATTAACGAACTCAGCAAGGCCATCCGTCAGCTGCTGAGCAAATAG
- the adhE gene encoding bifunctional acetaldehyde-CoA/alcohol dehydrogenase, translating into MKETNAQVPEISSAQAEVNALVAKAKVALSEFYAYDQEKIDYIVAKCSVAALDKHGELARLAIEETKRGVFEDKATKNLFACEYVVNHMRHLKTVGIIKEDPVEELYYVAEPLGVIAGVTPVTNPTSTAIFKSLIALKTRNPIVFAFHPSAQKSSAAAAKIVYDTAVAAGAPLNCIQWIETPTMEGTTALMHHPDVATILATGGNAMVRAAYSCGKPALGVGAGNVPAYIEASANLRQAINDVVMSKTFDNGMICASEQAIIVDQPIYNEAIELLKTYKAHICNKKEKALVEKFAFGVNSYTDEAPNAKLNPDMVGQTAAWIAEKAGFSVPEDTSILICECKEVGPQEPLTREKLSPVLALLVAKSPADGLDKAEAMVEFNGLGHTACIHTKNDELVREFGTRLKACRICVNSPSTLGGIGNVYNNMIPSLTLGCGSYGHNSVSDNISAVNLLNIKKIGKRRNNMQWFKVPSKIYFEKNAITYLHDMRNVERVFIVTDRAMVDLGYVDRITEQLHKRRNNVKIQLFCDVEPDPDITTVKRGLSLMHAFRPDTIVALGGGSSMDAAKGMWLFYEQPDVNFDDLKQKFMDIRKRAFRYPELGKKSKLVCIPTTSGTGSEVTPFAVISDKANGKKYPLTDYSLTPTVAIVDPALVMTLPKTVTADTGMDVLTHALEAYVSILASDYTDALALQVIRMVFKYLPRAVHLGAKDEEAREKMHNASTMAGMAFANAFLGISHSLAHKIGAEFHGVHGRINAALLPFVVKFNGTQPSKPGIWPKYKYYDADERYADVARMLGLEFNTKEEGVAKLAEAIYNLGRECDVQMSFREQGISKDDWDAAMEKIAYLAYEDQCSPANPRTPIVSEMIKEILIPAYDGYMPFNK; encoded by the coding sequence ATGAAAGAAACGAACGCACAAGTACCGGAAATCAGCTCGGCCCAAGCCGAGGTTAACGCTCTGGTTGCTAAGGCAAAAGTTGCTCTGAGTGAATTTTACGCTTACGATCAGGAAAAGATTGATTACATCGTAGCTAAATGTTCCGTAGCCGCTTTGGACAAACACGGCGAATTGGCCAGATTGGCTATAGAGGAAACAAAGCGCGGTGTATTCGAGGATAAGGCCACCAAGAATCTTTTCGCCTGTGAGTATGTAGTAAACCACATGCGCCATCTCAAAACTGTCGGCATTATTAAAGAAGACCCAGTTGAAGAACTGTATTACGTTGCTGAACCACTAGGCGTTATCGCCGGTGTAACTCCGGTAACCAATCCGACTTCAACAGCTATTTTCAAATCTTTAATTGCTCTGAAAACGCGTAATCCGATTGTCTTTGCGTTTCATCCAAGTGCGCAGAAATCTTCCGCTGCCGCCGCCAAGATTGTGTACGACACAGCTGTCGCCGCCGGTGCTCCCCTGAACTGCATTCAATGGATTGAGACTCCTACCATGGAGGGAACAACCGCTCTTATGCATCACCCTGATGTGGCGACGATTCTCGCTACCGGTGGTAATGCAATGGTGCGCGCGGCTTACAGTTGCGGTAAGCCGGCTTTGGGCGTCGGTGCCGGTAACGTGCCGGCTTATATCGAAGCCAGTGCAAATTTACGCCAAGCGATCAACGACGTCGTTATGTCCAAAACTTTCGACAACGGTATGATTTGCGCTTCCGAACAGGCGATAATTGTTGATCAACCCATTTATAACGAAGCCATTGAACTGCTCAAAACATACAAAGCACATATATGTAACAAGAAAGAAAAGGCTTTGGTCGAAAAATTCGCTTTCGGCGTAAACTCTTATACCGATGAAGCTCCGAACGCTAAGCTCAATCCTGACATGGTCGGACAGACCGCTGCTTGGATCGCCGAAAAAGCTGGTTTCAGCGTCCCGGAAGACACCTCCATTCTCATTTGTGAATGCAAAGAAGTCGGGCCACAAGAACCTCTGACGCGTGAGAAACTGTCACCAGTCCTCGCTTTGTTGGTCGCCAAGTCTCCCGCCGACGGTCTCGATAAAGCAGAAGCGATGGTTGAGTTTAACGGTCTCGGCCATACCGCCTGCATTCACACCAAAAACGATGAGTTGGTACGTGAATTTGGCACCCGTCTGAAAGCTTGCCGTATCTGCGTCAATTCTCCGTCCACCCTTGGCGGTATCGGTAATGTCTATAACAACATGATTCCATCTCTTACCTTAGGCTGTGGTTCTTACGGCCACAACTCCGTCAGCGACAACATCAGTGCCGTAAATCTGCTAAACATTAAAAAAATCGGAAAACGGAGAAATAATATGCAATGGTTCAAAGTGCCGTCTAAAATTTACTTTGAAAAGAACGCCATCACCTATCTACATGACATGCGTAATGTAGAACGTGTTTTCATCGTCACCGACCGTGCAATGGTTGATCTAGGGTATGTTGATCGCATTACTGAACAATTACACAAACGCCGCAACAATGTCAAAATTCAACTTTTCTGCGACGTTGAGCCGGATCCGGATATAACGACAGTAAAACGCGGCCTGAGTTTGATGCACGCGTTCCGGCCTGATACCATCGTTGCTTTGGGCGGCGGTTCTTCAATGGACGCAGCTAAAGGTATGTGGCTTTTCTACGAACAACCCGATGTTAATTTCGATGATTTGAAGCAAAAATTCATGGATATTCGTAAGCGTGCCTTCCGTTATCCTGAATTGGGCAAAAAGAGCAAGCTCGTTTGTATTCCTACCACCAGCGGTACCGGCAGCGAAGTCACGCCTTTCGCCGTAATCAGTGATAAGGCCAACGGCAAAAAATATCCTCTGACCGATTATTCTTTAACCCCAACAGTCGCCATCGTCGACCCCGCGTTAGTCATGACTCTGCCAAAAACGGTAACTGCCGATACCGGTATGGATGTTCTGACCCATGCTTTGGAAGCTTATGTAAGTATCCTTGCCAGCGACTACACCGATGCGCTTGCCTTGCAGGTAATTCGTATGGTCTTCAAATACTTGCCGCGTGCTGTCCATCTCGGTGCCAAAGACGAAGAAGCACGTGAAAAGATGCACAACGCTTCAACTATGGCCGGTATGGCTTTCGCCAACGCTTTCCTCGGCATAAGCCACTCTCTCGCCCACAAAATCGGTGCGGAATTCCACGGAGTTCACGGCCGGATAAATGCCGCCCTGCTGCCTTTTGTCGTCAAGTTTAACGGAACTCAGCCTTCCAAGCCCGGTATTTGGCCGAAATACAAGTATTATGATGCCGATGAAAGATATGCTGATGTCGCTCGTATGCTAGGCTTAGAATTCAATACCAAAGAAGAGGGCGTGGCCAAGCTTGCCGAGGCCATCTACAACTTAGGCCGCGAATGTGATGTGCAGATGTCATTCCGTGAACAGGGCATAAGCAAGGATGATTGGGATGCGGCAATGGAAAAAATTGCTTATCTGGCCTATGAAGATCAATGCTCGCCGGCCAATCCGCGCACACCGATTGTCAGTGAAATGATCAAGGAAATCTTGATTCCCGCTTACGATGGTTATATGCCTTTTAACAAATAA
- a CDS encoding SMI1/KNR4 family protein encodes MFGIGGNKHKSLFGKFGNEFCFNEWEYPRDIGIIIADTESGGHDMIYLDYRECGKDGEPKLSVCFQEYDYEVQVLANNFEEFIGMLISEEELE; translated from the coding sequence ATTTTTGGAATAGGGGGTAACAAGCACAAGTCTTTATTTGGAAAATTTGGGAATGAATTTTGCTTTAATGAATGGGAATATCCACGAGATATAGGAATTATTATTGCAGATACAGAATCTGGTGGACATGATATGATCTATTTAGATTATCGTGAATGTGGAAAAGATGGAGAACCCAAATTATCCGTTTGTTTTCAAGAATATGATTATGAAGTTCAAGTCCTTGCAAATAATTTTGAAGAATTTATAGGGATGCTAATATCAGAGGAAGAACTTGAATAA
- a CDS encoding SMI1/KNR4 family protein: protein MEISAGNLHFGIDLIPIFEESRKGLVDICYPNYDNPYDKIFHNKLVFQELDNGDLLAIDLEKESYGKVVYLSHDGSDLHGYVMANSFAEFLEEYTKLGCVGGEDWQWEVFTNNHTTPIDSTCENAKKWLELMR from the coding sequence GTGGAAATTTCTGCGGGTAATTTGCATTTTGGAATAGATTTAATTCCCATTTTTGAAGAAAGTAGAAAAGGTTTGGTAGATATTTGCTATCCTAATTATGATAATCCGTATGACAAGATTTTTCACAATAAGCTGGTATTTCAGGAGCTTGACAATGGTGATTTATTAGCTATAGATTTAGAAAAAGAGTCTTATGGGAAAGTAGTCTACTTAAGTCACGATGGGAGCGACTTACATGGTTATGTAATGGCAAATTCTTTTGCAGAATTTCTTGAAGAATACACGAAATTAGGCTGTGTCGGAGGAGAGGATTGGCAGTGGGAAGTGTTTACAAACAATCATACAACACCTATTGACAGCACTTGTGAAAATGCAAAAAAGTGGCTTGAACTTATGCGTTAG
- a CDS encoding MarR family winged helix-turn-helix transcriptional regulator, with the protein MKREETSQKVEKSEGMDMLKLDSQLCFPLYAAARQITNIYSPVLKPYGLTYTQYLVFLVLWEKDGQPVGELCRRLHLDTGTLTPVLKKMAAAGWIKRERSTVDERIVIISLTEQGRNFKKEAEIIPEKVGACLSMTSTDAKMLYDLLYKLLAGMKEIEERS; encoded by the coding sequence ATGAAAAGAGAAGAAACTTCGCAAAAGGTAGAGAAATCAGAAGGCATGGATATGCTGAAACTGGACAGCCAGCTTTGCTTCCCACTTTATGCTGCGGCTAGACAGATAACCAATATTTATTCACCTGTCCTTAAACCTTACGGCCTTACGTATACACAGTACCTGGTTTTTCTGGTATTGTGGGAAAAAGACGGTCAACCGGTTGGCGAATTGTGCCGCCGTTTGCATCTTGATACCGGTACTTTGACACCGGTGCTGAAAAAAATGGCCGCCGCTGGTTGGATTAAGCGGGAACGTAGCACAGTTGACGAGCGTATTGTAATTATCAGCCTGACCGAGCAGGGCCGTAATTTCAAAAAAGAGGCCGAGATTATTCCGGAAAAGGTTGGTGCTTGCTTGTCCATGACTTCAACAGATGCCAAAATGCTCTATGATTTGTTGTATAAATTATTGGCAGGCATGAAAGAGATTGAAGAACGTAGCTGA
- a CDS encoding GNAT family N-acetyltransferase gives MITERLKIRKFTNNDLTELYNLLSDEDVMEFIEPPFSWEKSANFLNSAALIEPPLIHAVEDFNQKFIGYVIFHEYDNDSFELGWVLNKRDWGKGYADELTKAFIKRSSKIGKNLIIECDPNQKISKRIAMKNDFEFLGESNGCSVFKRKLVNKI, from the coding sequence ATGATTACTGAACGATTAAAGATAAGAAAATTTACCAATAATGATCTAACGGAACTCTATAATCTACTTTCAGATGAAGATGTCATGGAATTTATAGAACCGCCTTTTTCATGGGAAAAATCAGCAAATTTTTTAAATAGTGCCGCACTGATTGAGCCTCCTTTGATCCATGCGGTAGAAGATTTTAATCAGAAGTTTATCGGATATGTAATATTCCATGAGTATGACAACGACTCCTTCGAACTTGGTTGGGTACTCAATAAGAGAGATTGGGGGAAAGGATATGCCGATGAGTTAACAAAAGCCTTTATAAAGCGTAGTTCAAAGATAGGGAAAAACTTGATTATTGAGTGTGACCCGAACCAGAAAATCTCTAAACGAATTGCGATGAAAAATGATTTTGAATTTCTTGGTGAAAGTAATGGTTGCAGTGTATTCAAAAGAAAGCTGGTTAATAAGATTTGA
- the nrdD gene encoding anaerobic ribonucleoside-triphosphate reductase, translating into MTPSENYPKNLYKNFDLKVIKRDGRKVAFNDEKILQALIKAETETNGIPTDERLERLSQLVQIINCEIADRFHQDIKIYEIQNIVEHFLLEEHEVELATAYIRYRSQRDIDRAKATDINYTIQKLLQKDQTVVNENANKDSEVFNTKRDLTAGTVARTMGLKMLPQHVANAHLKGEIHYHDLDYHPYSPMTNCCLIDFAGMFKEGFKIGNADVDSPRSIQTATAQMAQIIANVASSQYGGCSGDRIDEVLAPYAEINYQKHLADAREWIEGEEKQIAFARKKTQKDIYDAMQSLEYEINTLYSSQGQTPFTTIGFGLGTGWIERNIQQSILRVRIAGIGKEKRTAIFPKLIFTLRRGVNLDPGDPNYDIKQLALECATKRMYPDVVSYDQVVRITGSFKVPMGCRSFLQGWKDENGKEVNAGRMNLGVVTLNLPRIAMESQGDKKVFWDIFAARLEICKDALLYRIKRVKEATPGNAPILYMHGAFGKRLKREDSVDELFRNCRATVSLGYIGLYEVATVFYGGAWEHNPEAKEFTLEIMRRMKEKTLAWSKEYGYYFSIYSTPSESLTDRFCRLDKEKFGSVKDITDKDYYTNSFHYDVRKNPTPFEKLDFEKDYPPYASGGFIHYCEYPVLRQNPKALEAVWDFAYDRIGYLGTNTPIDHCYACGFDGDFEPTENGFKCPNCGNTDPRTCDVVKRTCGYLGNPQARPMVHGRHKEISARVKHMNMNDRRTLEFK; encoded by the coding sequence GTGACACCAAGTGAAAATTATCCCAAAAATTTATATAAAAATTTTGACCTCAAGGTGATAAAGCGTGATGGACGCAAGGTCGCTTTTAACGATGAAAAGATCCTACAGGCCTTGATTAAGGCGGAAACCGAAACCAATGGAATACCTACCGATGAACGCTTGGAGCGGCTCAGCCAGTTGGTTCAGATCATCAATTGCGAGATTGCCGATCGTTTTCATCAGGATATTAAAATTTATGAGATCCAGAATATAGTTGAGCATTTCTTGCTCGAAGAACATGAAGTCGAATTGGCAACTGCCTATATTCGTTACCGTTCGCAGCGGGATATTGATCGTGCCAAAGCGACAGATATCAACTATACGATTCAAAAATTGCTGCAGAAAGATCAGACGGTAGTGAATGAAAACGCGAATAAGGACAGCGAAGTTTTCAACACCAAACGTGATTTGACGGCCGGAACGGTGGCCAGAACGATGGGCTTAAAGATGTTGCCGCAGCATGTGGCAAATGCTCACCTCAAGGGAGAAATCCACTATCATGATTTGGATTATCATCCATATTCCCCGATGACTAACTGCTGCCTGATCGATTTTGCCGGCATGTTCAAGGAAGGTTTTAAAATTGGCAACGCCGACGTTGACAGTCCACGTTCGATTCAGACCGCTACCGCTCAAATGGCCCAGATTATTGCCAATGTGGCCTCGAGTCAATATGGCGGCTGCTCCGGTGACCGCATTGATGAAGTTTTGGCTCCCTATGCGGAAATTAACTATCAAAAGCATCTGGCCGATGCACGTGAATGGATTGAAGGGGAGGAAAAACAGATTGCTTTTGCGCGCAAAAAAACGCAAAAAGACATATATGATGCAATGCAGTCGTTAGAGTATGAAATAAACACCTTGTATTCTTCCCAAGGGCAGACCCCCTTTACGACCATAGGTTTTGGTCTCGGGACAGGTTGGATTGAGAGAAATATTCAGCAGTCTATTTTGCGGGTACGGATTGCCGGTATCGGCAAAGAAAAGCGCACGGCAATCTTCCCGAAACTTATTTTTACTTTGCGCCGTGGTGTCAACCTTGATCCTGGTGACCCGAACTACGATATCAAGCAGCTGGCACTGGAATGTGCGACCAAGCGAATGTATCCCGATGTAGTGAGCTACGATCAGGTTGTGCGCATTACCGGGAGTTTTAAAGTACCGATGGGCTGCCGCTCGTTTTTGCAAGGGTGGAAAGATGAGAATGGCAAAGAAGTCAACGCCGGCCGGATGAATTTGGGCGTGGTTACCTTAAACTTGCCCCGTATCGCCATGGAATCGCAGGGTGATAAAAAAGTGTTCTGGGATATATTTGCAGCGCGCCTGGAAATTTGCAAAGATGCTTTGCTTTATCGCATCAAACGAGTGAAAGAGGCTACGCCTGGCAATGCCCCGATTTTGTATATGCACGGTGCTTTCGGCAAGCGACTGAAAAGAGAAGATTCGGTCGACGAACTTTTCCGCAATTGCAGGGCGACGGTATCACTAGGCTACATTGGTCTGTATGAGGTCGCTACAGTATTTTACGGCGGAGCGTGGGAACACAATCCGGAAGCCAAAGAATTTACCCTGGAAATTATGCGGCGCATGAAAGAAAAAACTTTGGCTTGGTCCAAAGAATATGGCTATTATTTCAGCATTTATTCGACGCCTAGCGAAAGCCTGACTGACCGGTTCTGTAGATTGGATAAGGAAAAATTTGGTAGTGTGAAGGATATCACGGATAAAGATTATTATACCAACAGTTTTCATTATGATGTGCGCAAAAATCCGACGCCTTTTGAAAAATTGGATTTTGAAAAGGACTATCCTCCGTATGCTTCAGGTGGATTTATACACTATTGTGAATACCCGGTGTTGCGCCAAAATCCTAAAGCATTGGAGGCAGTGTGGGATTTTGCTTATGACCGCATCGGCTATTTGGGTACGAACACGCCGATTGACCATTGCTATGCATGCGGTTTTGACGGCGACTTTGAACCAACTGAAAATGGATTCAAATGTCCCAATTGTGGCAACACGGATCCGAGGACGTGTGATGTGGTTAAGCGGACTTGTGGTTATCTCGGAAATCCGCAGGCCCGTCCGATGGTACACGGGCGGCACAAAGAGATCTCGGCCCGGGTCAAACACATGAACATGAATGATCGCCGGACGTTGGAATTTAAATAG
- the thrS gene encoding threonine--tRNA ligase yields the protein MMQITLKDGSKIEFEQPMSIAEIARHLSEGLARVACAGEVDGELKDLRYVIDHDVHLNILTFDDEGGRHAFRHTASHILAQAVKRLYPDTKLAIGPAIENGFYYDFDRDHPFNDEELRALEAEMKKIVKENLPIKSFLLPRDEAIALMEKRGEPYKVELINDLPADAALSFYEQGEFVDLCAGPHLASTKPVKAFKLTSIAGAYWRGSEKNKMLTRIYGTAFPKQADLDDYLAKLEEAKRRDHRKLGKEMNLFMFSEEGPGFPFFLPNGMILKNTLLDYWREVHRREDYREISTPIMLNRHLWETSGHWFHYRDNMYTTVIDDEDFAIKPMNCPGSMLTFKSTIHSYRDLPLRLAELGLVHRHEKSGVLHGLMRVRAFTQDDAHIFMTPDQIRDEIKRVVRLIDEVYHHFNFKYHIELSTRPEDSMGTDEEWNMATEALRLAVEDLKIPYVINEGDGAFYGPKLDFHLEDSLGRTWQCGTIQLDFQLPQRFEAEYIGPDGNRHRPIVIHRVVLGSIERFIGILIEHLAGKFPTWLAPVQVRILSISDNQNSYCSELLAELKNAGIRAEFDDRNEKIGFKVRAAQVEKIPYMLIIGDQEMNEHRVSLRLRDRQENIQLPTAEFISKVVAEIADRRMTSSFLPEQPEKA from the coding sequence ATTATGCAAATAACACTTAAAGACGGCTCAAAAATTGAATTTGAGCAACCGATGAGCATTGCCGAAATCGCCCGGCATCTGAGTGAAGGTCTGGCCCGAGTGGCCTGTGCCGGAGAAGTTGACGGCGAGCTGAAAGATCTGCGTTACGTAATTGATCACGACGTTCACCTCAACATTTTGACCTTCGACGATGAAGGCGGCCGGCACGCGTTTCGCCACACTGCCTCGCACATTCTGGCCCAGGCCGTGAAACGACTTTATCCAGATACCAAATTGGCCATCGGGCCGGCGATTGAAAACGGTTTCTATTATGATTTTGACCGTGATCATCCTTTCAACGATGAAGAACTCCGCGCTTTAGAAGCAGAAATGAAAAAAATCGTCAAAGAAAATTTGCCGATAAAGTCGTTTCTTTTGCCTCGCGATGAAGCGATAGCATTAATGGAAAAGCGCGGTGAACCGTATAAAGTGGAGCTGATTAACGACCTGCCGGCTGATGCCGCCCTGAGTTTCTATGAACAAGGCGAATTCGTTGATCTTTGCGCCGGCCCCCACTTAGCTTCCACCAAACCGGTTAAGGCTTTCAAACTTACTTCCATCGCCGGGGCCTATTGGCGCGGCAGCGAAAAGAACAAAATGCTGACACGCATATACGGTACCGCTTTCCCCAAACAAGCTGATTTGGATGACTACCTTGCGAAACTGGAAGAGGCTAAACGACGTGATCACCGCAAACTTGGCAAAGAAATGAATCTTTTCATGTTTTCAGAGGAGGGTCCTGGTTTCCCCTTCTTCCTGCCTAACGGCATGATTTTGAAAAACACGTTACTTGATTACTGGCGCGAAGTGCATCGCCGCGAGGACTATCGCGAAATTTCCACGCCGATTATGCTAAATCGCCATCTTTGGGAAACTTCTGGCCACTGGTTCCATTATCGCGACAACATGTACACTACGGTAATTGATGACGAGGATTTTGCCATCAAGCCGATGAATTGCCCCGGTTCCATGTTGACCTTTAAGAGCACCATCCACTCTTACCGTGATTTGCCATTGCGACTCGCAGAGCTTGGTTTGGTTCATCGGCATGAAAAATCCGGTGTCTTGCACGGCTTAATGCGGGTTCGTGCCTTTACGCAGGATGATGCGCACATATTTATGACCCCAGATCAAATTCGTGATGAAATAAAACGTGTTGTGCGATTGATTGATGAAGTTTATCACCATTTCAATTTTAAATATCATATCGAATTGTCAACCAGACCGGAAGACAGCATGGGAACGGACGAAGAGTGGAATATGGCGACGGAAGCTTTGCGCTTAGCAGTCGAAGACTTAAAAATTCCTTACGTCATCAATGAGGGCGACGGTGCTTTCTACGGACCGAAACTGGATTTCCATTTGGAAGATTCCTTGGGCAGAACTTGGCAATGCGGCACGATTCAACTCGACTTCCAATTGCCTCAACGCTTTGAAGCAGAATATATCGGGCCGGACGGCAACCGTCATCGTCCAATCGTTATTCACCGCGTCGTTCTTGGTTCAATCGAACGTTTCATTGGTATCCTTATTGAACATTTGGCCGGCAAATTCCCGACTTGGCTGGCACCGGTGCAAGTACGTATTTTGTCCATCTCGGATAATCAAAACAGCTATTGTTCCGAACTTTTGGCTGAACTGAAAAATGCCGGTATTCGCGCTGAATTCGATGATCGCAATGAAAAAATCGGTTTCAAAGTTCGGGCGGCGCAAGTGGAAAAAATTCCTTATATGCTGATTATCGGTGATCAAGAGATGAATGAGCACCGAGTTTCCTTACGCTTGCGCGACCGCCAGGAAAATATTCAGCTTCCGACAGCTGAGTTCATATCGAAGGTCGTGGCTGAAATTGCCGACCGCCGTATGACCTCTTCTTTCTTACCAGAACAGCCCGAAAAGGCCTAA
- a CDS encoding SMI1/KNR4 family protein, with the protein MYNKNEILDRLNFFRNRVKELGGFTEEIVCKDVAKEEDILKLEEELGYSLPIEFRQALKRNFITSRVFWGYLY; encoded by the coding sequence ATGTACAATAAAAATGAGATATTAGATAGATTAAACTTCTTTAGAAACAGAGTAAAAGAATTAGGTGGATTTACAGAAGAAATTGTTTGCAAAGATGTTGCAAAAGAAGAAGATATTCTAAAGCTTGAAGAAGAATTAGGTTACAGTCTACCAATAGAATTTAGACAGGCATTGAAAAGAAATTTCATCACATCTAGAGTTTTTTGGGGATACTTATATTGA